The genomic region CGGGTTGCCGCAGGGTTCAATCTGAAAGCCGACTACAAGCACGAAGACACGGACTACGACCGGCACCGTCCGGTGCGAGGGACGGCTGAGAACACCCTGAAGGCGGGCGTAAACGGTAATTTCGGCGATGTTTCCGGGCGCGTCGGCTACGTGCACGCACAACGCGACGCCGAGGATTATGATGGCTTCCTTTCATACAGTACCTTGTTCGACTCGCTGTCGTGTCCCTCGATCGTGACGGTGGATCCCGATCCGGATACGGGTGGCAGCACCCAGGTCGACACCTGTTTTCGCAACCATCCTGACTTCAGGCAATTCGATCTCGCCAGCCGCGAACGCAACAGATATTACGCATCGGTGATATATGCTCCGGATGAGAAAGTCCAGATTGGCCTTGATGTCGCGGACAGCCGCGAGACCTTCCGTGACAATATCCTGTTTGATGACACCTACCTCGGTCTGACCTCTGACGATGGCATGACCGCCACGCTCGACGTGGGTTACACGCCGGAGGACAGCTGGTCGGTAAGCGCCTATGTCACCAGGGAGCTGATGGATTCGTCGCAGACTGGACGCGCTTTCGGCGGCGCAGCGTCCACAGTTATAGATTCATCATTGAACTGGACGGCAGATTTCGATGATGAGATCACGACGGTGGGCATACAGGGCGGGTTCGACATGCTGCACGAAATGCTTCATGTCACGATGGATTACGCCTATACCAAGGCGAAGAGCCGCATCCGCTTTACAGCCGGAAGCGGGGTCACCTATGAGGATATGCCCGAGGATGGCAGCGAAAGGCATGCGGCCAGTCTGCGTGCGGTGTACAGAGTGAGCGATAACATTTCTTACGGCGTCGGGTTCGGCTACGAGAGGTTCAGGTCACAGGATTGGGCGCTCGACAGCGTGGAAGCGGGCGGTACGGCGCTGAACGACGTCCTCCTGCTGAGCGGGCCCCAGGAGGATTACCGGGCGTATCTTGGCAGCGTGAGCGTGATCTACAGCTGGTGATGCGCGTATAATTTTCCTGCGCCTCCGTCGTCGGACACCGAGTTTCGCACGCAATTCCTGCCGTTCCGCTTGGCGGCATAGAGCGCGGCGTCGGCAGCCTGGATCAGGTCATTGTCCGTGATGGCAATTGAAGTGAGCGTGGCGATCCCGATGCTCGCCGTAATGTGGAGCGTCTTGCCGGATTCGTATTCAATGCCGTGGTCCTCGATGGCTTTGCGTATGCGCTCGGCCAGTATTATGGCGTCCTCGCTGTCCGTCCTGGGAAGTATGACCGCAATCTCTTCACCGCCATAGCGTGCCGAAATATCATCGCGACGGATGTGCGAGTTGACCACGGCGCTTACCGACCTCAGGGCCTCGTCACCGACCTGATGACCATAGGTGTCATTGATGTTTTTGAAGTGATCCAGGTCGATGATGAGGAGCGAGAGCGCGTGAGATTCGTGGCGGAATCGGGCGATTTCCTCCTGCAGCGACGAGGTGAATTTTCTGCGGTTAAAGAGTCCGGTCAGGCTGTCGTAGGCGGCGAGTTTTTCCAGTTCATCCTGGTCGTTCTTCAGCTTTTCCGCCATGCTATTGAAGCCGTCAATCAGGTAATCCAGTTCGTCGGGCGCAGAGGTGCCGGCTTCCCCATTCATGCCGAGATCGGATTTCCTGCGCTTCAGCGACATGTGTGCGTTCAGGTCACCGGACGCGATCCTTTTCATCACCTGGGTCAGCTTGTTGAGGTTCTTGATAACGATCAGATTGATCGCCACGTACACCAGGGCAAAAATCAGTACACTCACAAAAACCTTCAGAATGATCGAGGCGACGGTGTTCATCCTCACTTCCTGGTTGATGCTCTCAATGGAGAAGACCATGTTCACGGCGCCAAGCACGTCTCCTTCCTCGGCATAGAAGTGGCAGCCGGATGCCTCTGAACATCCGGTCTTTCTGACTTTATACGGGGCCACGATGCGCATCCGGTTATCATCGATTACATACGCGGGCTCTCCTGTTGCCAGGACGCGGTGGTCGATTGCGTCCTTCGCCGCCTCGCGCGGATCAATCGGGGCCACCTTGCTGAATTTCAAGATAAGTTCTTCCGAGTGGTTGATCTCATAGCTGATATCGGTGATATCGTTGATGATATCTTCCCGCTCGTCGGGATCTTCGGTAGTGTCGAGCCGGCCCAGCAGATCGGTGATCTCTTCGCGATAGATCCGGATATTTTCCTCTTCACGCGGGATATCATTTTCCACGCGCACGCGCCGGAATATTTCGTTCACTTTGGGACTGCGGATCACCCGGATCGATTCCAGGCCGGAGATTTCATTGGAGAGATCATTGAAGAGATTGAAGCGGGCGTCCATCTTCCCTTCGCGCATGAGCGTGTTCAACGCGATGCGGACGGTCTCACCGGAGGATGTGCCCCAGCGCTGCACTTCGTTGAGCGCGAGCTTCTTGGCCTGTTCCATGTCATACCAGACGCCGACGATCACGAATGGGAGCCAGATGGCGCTGATCGCAAGGATGATCTTCGTGCTTATTTTATTTGTTTTTATCATTTGGTTACGCGTTGGCCGTATCGATTCATCCAGTTGTACGGCAATGACATGACTCGGTTTTCATGCTGCGTCAGCCGTTTGCATCCGGATCCGGCTGGCGGGTTCGAGCAGTCAGTCGTAGTGCTTATGGTAAGAGCGCGTGTTTTTCAGGCGTTCTCCCAGGTCAAACACATACTTTTCGTCCACTTTGGGTTGCATCGGTGTGTCTTCATGCCCGTGGCAACGGGCGCAGACCTTCGTATCCTCTGAACCGTACATCTGGCCTACCGCCATCACCTCGGCATGTTCGAATCCCGTATGCTTCTGTTTATGGATCTTGCGGTATTCGCTTCCTGGTCCATGGCACATTTCGCAACCGATTCCGGCGCGGGTAGGCGTTTCCTCGAGGCTGACATACCCGCCCGGCTCACGGTATCCGGTGGTATGGCACTTCAGGCATTTGAGCGAGGTGGTGTAGTCCTTGTCCGGGTCCAGCTCCGCCTTCTTTTTTGCAGCGACGCGCATCCCCGGTTTCAGTAATTCGAAGGCCTTGGCATGCTTGCTCTTTTGCCAGTCCGCGTATTGATCGCGATGGCACATGGCGCAGCCTTCGTAACCGACAAAAGACGGCGGGGCGCCCGAGACCAAGGTTTCACCCAGCGCCGGAAGCGCCAACAAGCACAAGAAAAATAAATTATATTTAACAGACATTTATGTGCCTAGTCTCGAATAATAGATCGCGCCTGCTGAAACTCTCTCTCCAGCGATCTAGTTATCGTGTTACGCGCGCTAATACTTGAGGCCTATTTGCGTCGGAGGAACGCTTTTAACTCCATAAAATCAATGTTCTAATCATCACTTGGTGTGTCATACCGTGCCCGGACGATTATCTCGACATGGCGTCATGCAACGGGGTGTTGCGGGGTTGGCACAGGGTGTCGGGCTGGATGAAGTGCGGTGGAGGAGATGAGTATATCCGGATGGGGTAAGGCGGCGATGGTTACAGGTGCCTGCCTGTGTAATGCCGGGGTCACGGCCGACGAATTCGACCTCCGCGGTTACGGGGCGGGTCTATATGTCAGCCGTGATGAGATAGGCATGGAAAATGAATCGACTGCTCCGGATCTGCAGGCGGATCGCATCGGGATCCGCTTCACCGAGCGGGTGAGAGGCCATTTGGTGCTGGGTCTGGAAGGCGGGATCGTCGCCGCGGACATGGCAGGGCAGGCCTTGACCGGCGGAATGGACCTGACGGGAAATTTCCTGGGCATGGAGCTGAGCGGTGCCGTCATTGCCGGAAAACGCTGGAATCTTGACTACCGGATGGGGCTGGCCTACCAGACGGCAAGGGATGAATCCGGCAGCCGACGTGTTGAGCTGGATTGGCTGGAGTCGGCGCTATCGATTACCCTCGGTCTCGCTATCAACGACGCGGTATCGATGTATGCCGGTTCGCGCTTCAGGAAGCTTGAGCTCGACCAGCGGGCGAGCGGGGATATCAATGAAACCACGGAATTCTCGGAGCAGGACAGGGTGGACACCCTGGCCGGTGTGGTGCTGGAGGTCGATCCCGGCGGGTTCATCGAGATGTCCGTGCACCGCGGTGCAGGCAACGGTTTCACGCTGGCGTTCAGCAGGGAATACTGAGCGGCGAGCGTCCGCATCGGAATGGTGATTTCAATGGAGGATGACGGGTGATGGCCACCGGCTGTGAAAGCGGTGTATTCCTCGACCGCGGGTCAGTGGGAGGCACGGATGTCGATCTTTCACCGCTGACGGGGGTATTGCCGGAGTGGCATTTGCATGAAATCACGCAGGCGGATGAGGTCGTCGACAGGATTCGCGCCGCGGATGTCGTCGTTACCAACAAGGTTTTGTTGGGTGGGGGTGCATTGGCGCAGGCGCCGAGGCTCAGGCTCATCTGCGTGGCCGCCACGGGTACGAATAACGTCGATCTCGTGGCTGCGGCCCGCCTTGGGATACAGGTTTGCAACGTGCGCGGCTATGCCACTGCTTCCGTCACCCAGCATGTATTCGCGCTGCTGCTCGCGCTGACGACGCGACTGATCGAGTATCGGGACGCCGTCACTGCCGGTCGCTGGCAGAGGAGCGGGCAGTTCTGCCTGCTGGACTATCCCATCGCCGAGATCGCGGGCCGGGTCATGGGGATCGTGGGTTATGGAGAGCTTGGGCAATCGGTTGCCCGCCTGGCGCTGGCGTTTGGGATGCGAGTCATGATCACCGGTCGTCCAGGGATAGAGGCGGACGGGCGTGTGCCTCTGGATGAACTCCTGCGCAAGGCCGACGTTTTGACGCTGCATTGCCCCCTGACACCGCAGACGCGCAACCTGATCGGGGCGCGTGAGCTCGGACTGATGAAGCGCAGCGCCCTCCTGATCAATACCGCGCGCGGCGGCATCGTGGACGAGGCCGCGCTTGCCGATGCCTTGTTGTGTGGCACAATCGCCGGCGCCGGCGTCGATGTGCTCAGCGTGGAGCCGCCTGCTGCGGGCAATCCGCTCCTCGCACAGTCCATCCCGCGTCTGCTGGTGACGCCACATATCGCCTGGGCCAGCCGCGAAGCCAGGCAGCGGCTGCTGGACGAGACAGGGGAGAACATCCGCTGTTTTCTTGCAGGCAGACCGCGCAATCTGATCGGCCAGGTGGACCGGCCGCGCTCCGTATAGCAGAGAGATCACGTGGTGACGCCGCGATTACGCCAAGATTGTATTCGCGTCGTTCCTCATACTGTGACAATCAATTCTTCAATTTGGCTGAACACAATAACTCATTGAGTATTTTTACTATATTTTAGTTGCGGAGGCGGGTTGTCTGTGGTGTTGTAAGGAGGTGTTCGCTGAGCCCCTTGCGGGCATGGAGGTACACAAATGAAGACGATCGCAGACAAGCTTGGAGTAGTGCAGAACCTGGGACTGTTCGACAGGATGATGCGGCTGCTTCTGGTGGCCATTCTCCTGGGCGGACCCGTGGCCCACCTCGCTGCTTACGATGGCATATTCACCTGGTGGCATGGAGTCGCGATGCTGTTGTCAGTGTACACGGGGTTGACCGGCTATCTAGGCTGGGATCCCCTGTACCAACTCGCTGAATACAAGAGCTGCGGGCTGTCAGAGAAGAATCAATGCGGCACCTTGCCGTATCAGGTCGATGCGGTACTGGGCCATCACCCGATCCCGGACGTCGACTATGATCACAGCCTTTCGGGTTCGCATCATTAGTCATCCGTACAGACTATAAGAAGTATCCGAACGCTTCGGCTGATCCCCCGTGCAGCGCTGCACGGGGGATTTTTCGTTGTCCCGAGAAAGCCGGTTTATCGGGCGCGCATTTACAGTCGTTCAACCAGCCAATCCGGAGTGAGCCGGATGAACAGAGAATTCATCACGGTGAACTGTTCGGTGACGAGCAGTACCCCGACCGCGACAAGGAAAGCACCGCTCACTCGCTGCACGACGCGAGCATGCCTGTTCAACCGCCGAATGAACTCCGAGGTACGCGTGATCAGCAGGGCTGTCAGCAGGAACGGCAGCGCGAGTCCCATGGCATATACGAAAGTGAAGAACAAGCCGGCGGACGGCTGTGTGAAGGCCATACTGATCACCGCCCCCAGCAGCGGCCCGATACAAGGTGTCCAGCCGGCGGCGAAGGCGATTCCGATGAGGCCGGATCGGACGTAGCCGGGATTTGCCCCGGGGGCGATTTCCAGCCGCCTCGTCATATTCAGCGCGGGTATCGTGATCAGCCCGAAGGTATGCAGTCCAAAGACGAACACCAGCAGACCGCCGAGCCTGGCAATGGATTCGCTGTACTGATTGAGCGCCTCGCCGAGGTAGGTTGCCGGCAGGCCGAACAGCAGCATGAATATCGCCGTGAAGCCTCCCACGAAGCACAAGGCATGCACGAGTACATGGCCGCGCCTCAGCTCGGCATCCCCTTCGACGGCGTTTCCGGACAGATAGCTTATGTAAACCGGGACCAGCGGCAGCACGCACGGGGAGAGAAAAGACAGGGTTCCGGCGATAAACGCGAGAGGTGTGGTGACGCTGTTTGCATCCATGTCGTGGCCGGTCGGGTCGAATTTGGCAATCCTTACTATTCTATGAGGAAGGGTTGCCCGCAGCCAGCCGTGCCCTTGGATACCATGCGGCCTGCGATAGATGCCGCCGGCTCGCGCGTGAAGCCCCTGCGCTTTTATTTTCCGGACTGAGGCCGAATATTAATCATGTGAATACCTCATGCAAGGAGGTGGATCATGGTGTACGTCTATCCGACCCTGGAAGATATCGGGTTAAGGGTACCCAGGAGTCTCATTGAAACGCGCTACAAGCGCGGCTTCAGGCATGCACTCGAAGGGGGGCAGATCAGCGCTGTCGAGCATCTCAGGCTGTCGTTCCGGGAAGGCTTCCGCGCCGGGAAATGCTACGCACGGGACCTGCGGCGGGCGCGCGGCGTAATGGATTTTCCGCTGCGGGCGCGGATCAGGTTTACTGCCCGGGGATAATCCTCACCCTGCGGAATGGTGGCTCCGCGTGCGCACAGGCGGAGCGGGGCAGCTGTCAGGCTAGAGGTGCAGCCCGCATTCGGTCTTCGGGCTGTTGTTCCAGCGGCCGCTGCGGTCCTTGCCCGCTGCCGTGCAGTGCGTGCATCCGATGGAGGAGTAGCCCTCAGCGACCAGGGGGTGGAACGGCAGGCTGTGTTCCTTGATATAGGCGTCGCGTTGCTCGCGTGTCACGTCGATCAGCGGATAGAACTTGATGATGCCGCCGCGCGACTCGAAGATATCGAGCGTCGAGCGATGGCCGGTCTGCCAGCTCATCAGGCCGGACGCCCACACATCATAGTTGCCCTTGATCGCGTACAGTGGCTCGACCTTGTTGATCGAGCAGCAGAAGTCGGGATCCTTTCTCCAGGTTTCGTCCTTGACGGTGAAGTCATGCTTCCAGTCCTCCGCCCGCACATCCACGACCTTGAGGCGGTATAGATCGGTCAGCTTACGTTTGTATTCCAGGGTCTGCGGGAAGTGGTAGCCGGTGTCGATGAAGAATACCGGCTGGTTCGGCGCAAATCGGGAGAAGATGTGGAGCAGGAAGGCGGAGGTCGCGGCGAAGGAGGAGGTCAGCATGACCTTGCCGGCGTCAAAATCCTTGTAGAGCTCGCTCACGCGCTGTTCAATACTGAGGGACCGGTATTTTTCGTTGAGCGTTTGGATAAGCTCCTGATCAAACTGGCGTTCCATAGTGTTTTGGCGCGTTTCGCCCGGTTGAGCGTCAGTGCTTTCGGGATTAGTCTTGGACGCTAGATTCAGGCTCATCTTGGCTCCTCGTGGCTTGATATAACGCTTGA from Gammaproteobacteria bacterium harbors:
- a CDS encoding GGDEF domain-containing protein, with the protein product MIKTNKISTKIILAISAIWLPFVIVGVWYDMEQAKKLALNEVQRWGTSSGETVRIALNTLMREGKMDARFNLFNDLSNEISGLESIRVIRSPKVNEIFRRVRVENDIPREEENIRIYREEITDLLGRLDTTEDPDEREDIINDITDISYEINHSEELILKFSKVAPIDPREAAKDAIDHRVLATGEPAYVIDDNRMRIVAPYKVRKTGCSEASGCHFYAEEGDVLGAVNMVFSIESINQEVRMNTVASIILKVFVSVLIFALVYVAINLIVIKNLNKLTQVMKRIASGDLNAHMSLKRRKSDLGMNGEAGTSAPDELDYLIDGFNSMAEKLKNDQDELEKLAAYDSLTGLFNRRKFTSSLQEEIARFRHESHALSLLIIDLDHFKNINDTYGHQVGDEALRSVSAVVNSHIRRDDISARYGGEEIAVILPRTDSEDAIILAERIRKAIEDHGIEYESGKTLHITASIGIATLTSIAITDNDLIQAADAALYAAKRNGRNCVRNSVSDDGGAGKLYAHHQL
- a CDS encoding 2-hydroxyacid dehydrogenase → MATGCESGVFLDRGSVGGTDVDLSPLTGVLPEWHLHEITQADEVVDRIRAADVVVTNKVLLGGGALAQAPRLRLICVAATGTNNVDLVAAARLGIQVCNVRGYATASVTQHVFALLLALTTRLIEYRDAVTAGRWQRSGQFCLLDYPIAEIAGRVMGIVGYGELGQSVARLALAFGMRVMITGRPGIEADGRVPLDELLRKADVLTLHCPLTPQTRNLIGARELGLMKRSALLINTARGGIVDEAALADALLCGTIAGAGVDVLSVEPPAAGNPLLAQSIPRLLVTPHIAWASREARQRLLDETGENIRCFLAGRPRNLIGQVDRPRSV
- a CDS encoding DUF2892 domain-containing protein, translated to MKTIADKLGVVQNLGLFDRMMRLLLVAILLGGPVAHLAAYDGIFTWWHGVAMLLSVYTGLTGYLGWDPLYQLAEYKSCGLSEKNQCGTLPYQVDAVLGHHPIPDVDYDHSLSGSHH
- a CDS encoding cytochrome c biogenesis protein CcdA, which produces MDANSVTTPLAFIAGTLSFLSPCVLPLVPVYISYLSGNAVEGDAELRRGHVLVHALCFVGGFTAIFMLLFGLPATYLGEALNQYSESIARLGGLLVFVFGLHTFGLITIPALNMTRRLEIAPGANPGYVRSGLIGIAFAAGWTPCIGPLLGAVISMAFTQPSAGLFFTFVYAMGLALPFLLTALLITRTSEFIRRLNRHARVVQRVSGAFLVAVGVLLVTEQFTVMNSLFIRLTPDWLVERL
- a CDS encoding phosphoadenylyl-sulfate reductase yields the protein MERQFDQELIQTLNEKYRSLSIEQRVSELYKDFDAGKVMLTSSFAATSAFLLHIFSRFAPNQPVFFIDTGYHFPQTLEYKRKLTDLYRLKVVDVRAEDWKHDFTVKDETWRKDPDFCCSINKVEPLYAIKGNYDVWASGLMSWQTGHRSTLDIFESRGGIIKFYPLIDVTREQRDAYIKEHSLPFHPLVAEGYSSIGCTHCTAAGKDRSGRWNNSPKTECGLHL